Below is a genomic region from Rhododendron vialii isolate Sample 1 chromosome 5a, ASM3025357v1.
gagagagagagagagtactaaCTGGTAAGCTTTGTGCCTAACCCTAAAAATCACTGGCTTATCGTCCTCCGACAGATTCGAAGAGCttgcaaatctctctctctctctctctctctctctctctctctctctctctctctctctctctctcaaatgtcAGAAAAAGGTACTACTTTATTGGTCGCCACTTCATAGTTTTCACTCTATGTCCAACAACCTCCCTCGCAAACCCTTATTCAACATCCTCACTCTCCTCCACGCAGAATCCCTCCGACTCAGGTGCGTGTGCAAGTCCTACTCCCTCCGCATCTCCTCCTACGATTTCACCTCTCTTTGCCATCTGAAATGCCCTTTCAAGACCTGCTCCGGCTGCTTCTTCGGAGTCGTCGGCTGCTGCAAAACGTGCACAGCAAAAAATGGAATCTAAactagaacacaaaactccaagCAGATAACGGACGTGCAAGAGGGGGGGAATATTAACAGAAATTTTAGAGAGGGCACAAAGGGCCACCCACCCCACGACAAAACGTGCCACCCACCCCACAACAAAACGTgacacaaaagagagagagagagagagagagagagagagagagagagagagggaaaagttTCGGTTTCTCTctgtaattttttaacaaaataagaatATGTATTACACACCTGTTTATAGGGGATTTCACCACACCTATGTCGAGGCTTATGCTAGCATTGTTAAGGACCTTAAGGTTGTAGTCGAATATAGTAAATGCACAAACTTGATGAACATCTAGCCATACCGAGCCTGGTTTCAAATACTTGGACTTCACATAAAACTGTCCTCCCTGCAGACTTCTTCTTGAGACTCTTAGAATCTTGAAAAATCAGATCCAACAGCTACTGTCTCCAAGACTGCAAAGATGAATTCTGAATATAGGCTGGCTCAATCTGCACCCTTAGTTCCCAATCTATCTACCATTGTCCATGAATTCAAACCGGAATGGAACTGACGGGTTcgtttcatttactttattggCAGCCCATTCCCCTAACTTCAAGTACCTGTGTTCTCTACAGGCATCAAACACTCTAGTTAACATTGGGACAGTAGGGTCAAATGGCATTGTCTTGACAAAATCCTCGAGCTCATCCATGAATCCATACCTGCTGTAGAGTTCTATCATGCACTCGTAATGCTCCAAGCGAGGAATTACACAATATCTTGTGTTCATTGAATTGAAATACTGTGTACCCAACTCTACACGGCCCTCAGAAACACAAGCTAGCAATATCCCTTGAAAGGTGATATGGTCTGGCTCTACGCCTTCTTTCTCCATCAATCCAAACAGTTCAAGTGCGACTTCACCCCTTCTATTGTGACAACATCCCATAACCATGGAGTTCCAAAGAATCACATCTCGCCAAGTTGCTTCCTCAAAAACCTTGAAAGCATACTCGAGACAACGGCATTTCGAATACATGTCAACCAGAGCTCCCCTGATAACAACATCTATCTCATAACCATTTCTAATCATGAACCCATGGATTTGTCTTCCTGGCTCAAGTGCAAAAGTATTTGCACAAGTGGACAAAAGGGTCCCAAAAGTAAATTTACTAGCCTTTGTCTCCCCTTGCATCTCCCAGAACATGGTCATTGCTACTTCACTCAAACCATGATGAGAATAGCTAGTCAAAAGAGCATTCCAAGAAACTCTATCTCGCCAATGACTCATTTCGTAGAACCAAACTCTAGCACTTTTTACATTTCCACATTTACCATACATGTCAAGAAGGGCATTGCCAACAAAAAGATTGGAATAGAAACCATGTCTATAGATAAACCCATGAACCTGTTTCCCAAGTTCAACATCGGAAAGCCCAGCACAGACATTTAGAATTAAACCAAGAGTGACATAGTCAATGTCCTTAGATTCCTTCAgcattacaaaaacaaagtccAAGGCCTCATCCCATTGGAAGGAACGTGCGTACCCTGACAACATTGTATTCCACGAGATCACACTCCGCTCTGGCATCTCATTAAAGAGCTCCCTTGCTTTTTGAGTTCTCCCATTCAGCGAATACCCTGATACCATACAAGTCCAATTAATCATATTCTTAGAACTGGGCAGGTCAAATATTTTGCAAGCACTCTCTAACTCTCCGCATTTCACATACATATGAATGAGAGAGCTTATAACCATCTCATCCTCTTCAATGTTAGTCTTAATTACAAGCCCATGAATTTGGATCCCCTCAAGGATGGCAGCAATTCTAGAACAAGCAATGAGAGAATTAGACACAGTAAAATGTAATGGCTTAACATGAACTCGTATCATCTCTGAAAACATAAACACGGCCTCTCTTTCTTGACCCATCTCAAGATACCGCCTGACGATCACATTCCAGGATATGGCATTTGGGTTTTGAATCTCATCGAACATCTTCCTTGCATCACTCATAACCCGGCATTTCCCATACACATCCACAAGAGAGCTCTCTAAAATGACATTCCCTGTAAACCCACATTTCACAATCATCCCGTGTATTTGCCTCGATAAAACAATAGCCAAGAGTGCAGCGCATGACCCAAGAGCACTAGCAAATGTAACCTCATTTGCGGAAACTCCTAACCTATTCATGCGCAAGAACATACCCAATGCTTTCTCAGGACAGCCACATTGTGTATAAGCCGTAATCATTGCATTCCAAGAACCCCCATCCCTCCGAGGCATTTCGTCAAACAGCTCCCGTGCATCACGCAAGCACCCACATCTACCATAGGTCTCGATTGCCCGGTTCAGTAAAAACAATGGTGGATTTGGACAAAATGAGACCAAGTGGGATTCGACCTTTCGAGCCTCGACAATTGCTTGTCTAGCCGTACAAAGCTGGAAGAGATGggcgtagagagagaaagagaagggtaCAGGGGAATTGAAAAGGATAGAGACTGCTTTTCGGAGGTGGCCGGAGTTGAGGTTTGCGAGGATTGAGTTGGTTAGCTCTTCAGCGTTGGACTGTAGGGTTCTGGGCTTGTGGATTTTGTTGCGGAGAACCCTGTTTACTGCAGAGGCAGCATTCATTGACCCATGGAACATACTAAGGCACTTCCCAACAAAAATTGAATGCAAACCCAATCAACTGCTCAAACATTCTTAGTCGAGGATACGATCACCATATTTTAAGTCACTGAATTCCTGAAGAATCGAGCAATTTTTATGGTTACAGAATAACAAACAAAGAAACCGAATGAAGAACAATTACCTATGCTTCCACCTAAACCAACTACCCTAGTTATGGTTGACTCCTCCCATCTAACAAAGGACCAGTAAATCCATCAAGATTCTTCCACTCTCATGAGCTCCACAACCAGAT
It encodes:
- the LOC131325258 gene encoding pentatricopeptide repeat-containing protein At3g26540 translates to MFHGSMNAASAVNRVLRNKIHKPRTLQSNAEELTNSILANLNSGHLRKAVSILFNSPVPFSFSLYAHLFQLCTARQAIVEARKVESHLVSFCPNPPLFLLNRAIETYGRCGCLRDARELFDEMPRRDGGSWNAMITAYTQCGCPEKALGMFLRMNRLGVSANEVTFASALGSCAALLAIVLSRQIHGMIVKCGFTGNVILESSLVDVYGKCRVMSDARKMFDEIQNPNAISWNVIVRRYLEMGQEREAVFMFSEMIRVHVKPLHFTVSNSLIACSRIAAILEGIQIHGLVIKTNIEEDEMVISSLIHMYVKCGELESACKIFDLPSSKNMINWTCMVSGYSLNGRTQKARELFNEMPERSVISWNTMLSGYARSFQWDEALDFVFVMLKESKDIDYVTLGLILNVCAGLSDVELGKQVHGFIYRHGFYSNLFVGNALLDMYGKCGNVKSARVWFYEMSHWRDRVSWNALLTSYSHHGLSEVAMTMFWEMQGETKASKFTFGTLLSTCANTFALEPGRQIHGFMIRNGYEIDVVIRGALVDMYSKCRCLEYAFKVFEEATWRDVILWNSMVMGCCHNRRGEVALELFGLMEKEGVEPDHITFQGILLACVSEGRVELGTQYFNSMNTRYCVIPRLEHYECMIELYSRYGFMDELEDFVKTMPFDPTVPMLTRVFDACREHRYLKLGEWAANKVNETNPSVPFRFEFMDNGR